Proteins encoded together in one Juglans regia cultivar Chandler chromosome 9, Walnut 2.0, whole genome shotgun sequence window:
- the LOC108997485 gene encoding tubulin beta chain-like, which yields MREILHVQAGQCGNQIGAKFWEVVCDEHGIDATGSYVGNSHLQLERVNVYYNEASGGRYVPRAVLMDLEPGTMDSLRTGPYGKLFRPDNFVFGQSGAGNNWAKGHYTEGAELIDSVLDVVRREAENCDCLQGFQICHSLGGGTGSGMGTLLISKIREEYPDRMMLTFSVFPSPKVSDTVVEPYNATLSVHQLVENADECMVLDNEALYDICFRTLKLTNPSFGDLNHLISTTMSGVTCCLRFPGQLNSDLRKLAVNLIPFPRLHFFMVGFAPLTSHGSQQYRALTIPELTQQMWDAKNMMCAADPRHGRYLTASAMFRGKMSTKEVDEQMMNVQNKNSSYFVEWIPNNVKSSVCDIPPTGLTMSSTFMGNSTSIQEMFRRVSEQFTVMFRRKAFLHWYTGEGMDEMEFTEAESNMNDLVSEYQQYQEAAADEEYDEEAAVEN from the exons atgagagaaattctCCACGTTCAAGCAGGCCAATGTGGTAACCAAATTGGTGCCAAATTCTGGGAGGTTGTGTGTGATGAACATGGCATCGATGCCACAGGAAGTTATGTTGGTAATTCTCACCTTCAGCTGGAGAGGGTGAACGTTTACTACAATGAAGCAAGTGGTGGTCGCTATGTTCCTAGAGCCGTGTTAATGGACCTTGAGCCGGGTACCATGGACAGCTTGCGGACAGGTCCTTATGGGAAACTGTTTAGACCTGATAACTTTGTTTTCGGTCAAAGTGGGGCTGGAAACAATTGGGCTAAAGGGCATTACACTGAGGGAGCTGAATTGATTGATTCTGTTCTTGATGTTGTTCGCAGAGAGGCTGAGAACTGTGATTGCTTACAAG GGTTCCAGATTTGCCATTCACTGGGAGGAGGGACAGGGTCGGGAATGGGAACACTTCTGATATCAAAGATCAGGGAAGAATATCCTGATAGGATGATGTTGACTTTCTCAGTGTTCCCGTCGCCCAAGGTTTCTGATACTGTGGTTGAGCCCTACAATGCAACCCTCTCTGTGCACCAGCTTGTTGAAAATGCTGATGAGTGTATGGTCCTGGACAATGAAGCTCTCTATGATATTTGTTTCCGAACCCTCAAGCTCACAAATCCAAGCT TTGGTGATCTCAACCATCTGATCTCAACAACCATGAGTGGAGTAACATGTTGCCTCCGTTTCCCTGGTCAACTCAATTCTGATCTTCGCAAACTAGCCGTCAACTTGATCCCCTTCCCACGCCTCCACTTCTTCATGGTTGGTTTTGCACCCTTAACTTCCCATGGCTCCCAACAATACCGTGCACTCACCATCCCTGAACTCACTCAGCAAATGTGGGATGCCAAAAACATGATGTGCGCCGCTGATCCACGCCACGGCAGGTACCTAACAGCCTCAGCTATGTTCCGTGGCAAAATGAGCACCAAGGAAGTTGATGAGCAGATGATGAATGTACAAAACAAGAACTCCTCCTACTTTGTTGAGTGGATACCTAATAACGTTAAATCAAGTGTTTGTGACATTCCGCCAACTGGGTTAACCATGTCTTCTACGTTCATGGGAAATTCCACATCGATTCAAGAAATGTTTAGGCGTGTTTCAGAGCAATTCACAGTCATGTTTAGGCGAAAGGCATTCTTGCATTGGTATACTGGGGAGGGGATGGATGAGATGGAGTTTACAGAGGCTGAAAGTAACATGAATGATTTGGTTTCAGAGTATCAACAATATCAAGAGGCTGCTGCAGATGAGGAGTATGATGAGGAGGCGGCGGTGGAGAATTAA
- the LOC108997423 gene encoding serine/threonine-protein kinase BSK7-like: MGCGCSKLAVCCLGSEHDGPVAETNSIENEGKSEVGDLPAFIEYTIDQLRDATSGFSVENIVSEHGEKAPNVVYQGKLENQMRIAVKRFNRSAWPDARQFLEEARTVGQLRNHRLANLLGCCFEGDERLLVAEYMPNDTLAKHLFHWETQPMKWAMRLRVALHLAQALEYCTSKGRALYHDLNAYRIVFDDDGNPRLSCFGLMKNSRDGKSYSTNLPFTPPEYLRTGRVIPESVTYSFGTLLLDLLSGKHIPPSQALDLIRDRNLQTLTDSCLEGQFSNDEGTELVRLASRCLQYEPRERPNPKSLVAALIPLQKDSEVPSHVLMGVPHGAESFPLSPLGEACQRMDLTAIHEILEKIGYKDDEGAATELSFQMWTNDMQETLNSKKKGDAAFRHKDLRAAIECYTQFIEVGTMLSPTVFARRSLCYLMSDMPQEALNDAGQAQLISPVWHFASYLQATALFALEKENEARVALKEGSVLETKKNATA; the protein is encoded by the exons ATGGGTTGTGGGTGTTCCAAGCTCGCGGTGTGTTGTTTGGGTTCAGAACATGACGGGCCAGTAGCTGAGACCAACAGCATTG AAAATGAGGGGAAGAGTGAAGTTGGTGATTTGCCCGCATTTATTGAATACACTATTGATCAACTTAGAGACGCTACGTCTGGGTTTTCGGTGGAGAATATAGTTTCCGAACATGGAGAAAAGGCTCCAAATGTGGTCTACCAAGGGAAGCTTGAAAATCAAATGCGGATTGCCGTCAAAAGGTTCAATAGATCAGCTTGGCCTGATGCCCGTCAATTTTTG GAAGAAGCCAGGACTGTCGGTCAGCTCCGGAACCATAGGCTGGCAAATCTACTTGGTTGTTGCTTTGAAGGTGATGAGAGGTTACTTGTTGCAGAATACATGCCCAATGATACATTAGCAAAGCACTTATTTCATT GGGAAACACAACCTATGAAATGGGCAATGCGATTAAGGGTTGCTTTGCATCTTGCGCAAGCTCTAGAATATTGTACCAGCAAAGGACGTGCTCTTTATCATGATCTGAATGCTTATAGAATTGTGTTTGATGAT GACGGTAACCCAAGACTTTCATGCTTTGGTTTGATGAAAAACAGTAGAGATGGGAAAAGTTACAGTACAAACCTCCCATTTACACCTCCTGAGTATTTGCGGACAG GAAGAGTTATACCTGAAAGTGTAACGTATAGCTTTGGCACTCTTTTGCTTGATCTTCTCAGTGGAAAGCATATACCTCCGAGTCAG GCACTTGACCTAATACGGGATAGGAATCTTCAAACACTTACTGATTCTTGTTTGGAAGGACAATTTTCAAATGATGAGGGGACTGAATTGGTACGTTTAGCTTCAAGATGTTTACAGTATGAGCCCCGCGAGCGTCCAAATCCAAAGTCCTTAGTTGCTGCTTTGATTCCTCTTCAGAAGGACTCTGAG GTCCCATCTCATGTATTGATGGGCGTACCCCATGGTGCTGAATCTTTCCCTCTATCGCCACTTGGTGAAGCTTGCCAAAGAATGGATTTGACCGCCATACATGAGATCTTGGAAAAGATTGGGTATAAGGATGATGAAGGTGCTGCAACTGAG CTCTCATTCCAGATGTGGACCAACGATATGCAGGAAACATTGAACTCAAAAAAGAAGGGCGATGCTGCTTTTCGGCATAAAGATCTCAGAGCTGCAATTGAATGCTACACCCAG TTCATTGAAGTTGGAACCATGCTTTCCCCGACAGTTTTTGCACGCCGTAGTCTATGCTATCTCATGAGTGATATGCCACAGGAAGCTCTTAATGATGCAGGGCAAGCCCAATTAATATCTCCCGTCTGGCATTTTGCCTCTTATTTACAAGCTACTGCTCTTTTTGCACTGGAAAAGGAGAATGAAGCACGAGTAGCCCTCAAAGAGGGATCTGTCCTTGAAACTAAAAAGAATGCAACTGCTTGA